In Deltaproteobacteria bacterium, one genomic interval encodes:
- a CDS encoding TatD family hydrolase has protein sequence MGIQNIDCHNHLAEVFKQDQRKAQVYIDLALKKNIVFFMQGGIGPPNWDHQLEFKKCYPLLVGLCFGLHPYWISENSEASCELALDKLSHYLERHSKQENNIIALGEIGLDFRPQIVKESKELQIRMLELQLEMLKWFNIPAVFHFVKAFNEAQTILNWWTDSHLKGMIHSFNGTSEQAQFWVEKGLLLSIGGPVCYPKNQRLHQALLHIPLDHLLLETDSPDQSPPTYPKGENQPTSLWDVAKKIGSIRKLDAEEILDISNQNFQRVFGEIPYGS, from the coding sequence ATGGGGATCCAAAATATTGATTGTCATAATCACCTTGCCGAAGTGTTCAAACAAGACCAAAGAAAGGCACAAGTATATATCGACTTAGCCTTAAAAAAAAATATTGTCTTTTTTATGCAGGGAGGGATTGGTCCTCCTAATTGGGACCATCAACTGGAGTTTAAAAAATGTTACCCCTTGCTCGTTGGACTCTGTTTTGGCCTCCATCCCTATTGGATCTCAGAAAACTCAGAAGCCAGCTGCGAACTCGCCCTAGACAAACTGAGCCATTATTTAGAACGACACTCAAAACAAGAAAATAACATCATTGCCCTTGGAGAAATTGGCTTAGATTTTAGACCCCAAATCGTTAAAGAAAGCAAAGAACTCCAAATAAGAATGTTGGAGTTGCAATTAGAAATGCTCAAGTGGTTTAATATCCCGGCCGTATTTCACTTTGTAAAAGCCTTTAACGAGGCTCAAACGATTCTAAATTGGTGGACAGACTCTCATCTGAAAGGAATGATTCATTCATTTAATGGAACTAGTGAGCAAGCCCAATTCTGGGTAGAAAAGGGGCTGTTACTTTCTATCGGAGGTCCTGTTTGTTATCCAAAAAATCAGAGGCTCCATCAAGCCTTGCTTCATATTCCACTGGACCACCTTCTCCTTGAAACAGACTCCCCAGACCAATCTCCCCCTACTTATCCAAAAGGCGAGAATCAGCCGACTTCGCTTTGGGATGTTGCAAAAAAAATAGGATCCATAAGAAAACTAGACGCCGAAGAAATTCTTGATATAAGTAATCAAAATTTTCAAAGAGTTTTTGGAGAAATACCTTATGGAAGCTAA
- a CDS encoding deoxyhypusine synthase family protein, protein MSVTEFINHHYRHFNARALKDAAQGYKEHVEKGGEMLLTMAGAMSTAEIGLSLAEMIRQGKVQAISCTGANLEEDVFNLVAHNHYEVIPNYRDLTPKDEQRLLEKHLNRVTDTCIPEEEAIRRIEKVVLEEWQNADQTGKRFFPHEFMYKILLSGKLEKYYQIDPKDSWLLAAAQKNLPMIVPGWEDSTLGNIFTGHILKGDVKNVHTVRTGIEYMTFFAEWYMKTATKKSVGFFQIGGGIAGDFPICVVPMLAQDLQYSEVPLWSYFCQISDSTTSYGSYSGAVPNEKITWGKLAIETPKHMIESDASIVAPLIFSYVLGK, encoded by the coding sequence ATGTCAGTAACTGAATTTATCAATCATCATTACCGTCACTTTAATGCTAGGGCCCTTAAAGATGCAGCTCAAGGTTATAAAGAGCATGTTGAAAAAGGTGGCGAAATGTTACTGACAATGGCAGGAGCCATGAGCACCGCTGAGATCGGCCTTTCTCTTGCGGAAATGATACGACAGGGAAAAGTACAGGCTATTTCCTGTACCGGGGCTAATCTTGAAGAAGATGTTTTTAATCTGGTCGCCCATAATCATTACGAAGTGATTCCTAACTATCGAGACCTCACTCCAAAAGATGAACAACGCCTATTAGAAAAACATTTAAATCGAGTGACCGACACCTGCATTCCCGAGGAAGAAGCCATTCGAAGAATTGAAAAAGTAGTTCTCGAAGAGTGGCAAAATGCAGATCAAACAGGAAAAAGATTTTTTCCCCATGAATTTATGTATAAAATTCTTCTTTCTGGAAAATTAGAAAAGTATTACCAAATTGATCCAAAGGATTCTTGGTTATTGGCAGCGGCTCAGAAAAATCTACCGATGATTGTTCCAGGTTGGGAAGACTCGACTCTTGGAAATATTTTTACAGGTCATATATTAAAAGGGGATGTTAAAAATGTTCATACCGTAAGAACAGGTATTGAGTACATGACTTTCTTTGCTGAATGGTATATGAAAACAGCAACCAAAAAATCAGTTGGCTTTTTTCAAATAGGCGGTGGAATCGCTGGTGATTTCCCGATTTGCGTTGTGCCCATGTTAGCTCAAGATTTACAATACAGCGAAGTCCCTTTATGGAGCTACTTTTGCCAAATTAGCGACTCCACGACGTCCTATGGTTCATACAGTGGAGCGGTTCCTAATGAAAAAATCACTTGGGGAAAACTTGCTATTGAGACCCCTAAACACATGATCGAATCAGATGCTAGTATTGTCGCACCTTTGATTTTCTCTTATGTTTTAGGAAAGTAG
- a CDS encoding response regulator, translated as MTAVKKEVSKRRVLVIDDDKGSLTFIEGALKSDYSLRFASQGAEALVLAQEYFPNVIVLDLDMKNANSYEILSHFKVHPFLSAIPILCLSSESSLDTREKIYSLGATGCLIKPIHGGQLVSDIELILKNANLKMESLDSRRTFFIAYNSHEKQKAIRNYVHKSLQENKKTVFITLTSGENFCSSDEVNEIRNERLLYLQFKGNILAKLPFMDDLSPIIFDLESTIGESTKNWTLIMDDPEIILNIYDKSSTFSHVFMFTELLDRNFSEIAFFCKKPMGKESNERLNQLANMLTGNI; from the coding sequence ATGACGGCTGTAAAAAAAGAAGTTTCTAAACGCCGCGTTCTTGTGATTGATGACGATAAAGGGTCATTAACTTTTATAGAAGGGGCTTTAAAAAGTGATTATAGCCTTCGGTTCGCATCTCAAGGGGCAGAGGCTTTGGTTCTGGCTCAGGAATACTTTCCCAATGTGATCGTTCTTGATTTGGATATGAAGAATGCAAATAGTTACGAAATATTGTCCCACTTTAAAGTTCATCCTTTTTTGTCGGCAATTCCCATTTTATGTTTATCAAGTGAAAGCTCGTTGGACACACGCGAAAAAATTTATAGTTTAGGTGCGACGGGTTGTTTAATTAAGCCAATCCATGGAGGTCAACTCGTATCGGATATTGAATTAATTTTAAAAAATGCAAATTTGAAAATGGAATCACTAGACAGTCGGCGGACTTTTTTTATTGCTTATAATAGTCATGAAAAACAGAAAGCCATTCGAAATTATGTTCACAAGTCTTTACAGGAGAATAAAAAAACAGTTTTTATCACTCTCACTTCAGGGGAAAACTTTTGCAGTTCTGATGAAGTGAATGAAATACGAAATGAAAGGCTTCTCTATTTGCAGTTTAAAGGAAATATCCTAGCAAAGCTGCCATTTATGGATGACCTTTCTCCAATAATTTTTGATCTTGAGTCAACGATCGGAGAAAGCACAAAAAATTGGACCTTGATAATGGATGATCCGGAAATTATCTTAAATATTTATGATAAATCAAGTACCTTTAGTCATGTTTTTATGTTTACAGAACTGCTTGATCGTAATTTTTCTGAAATTGCCTTTTTTTGTAAAAAACCAATGGGAAAAGAAAGTAACGAACGGCTCAATCAATTGGCAAATATGCTTACAGGAAATATTTAG
- a CDS encoding tRNA threonylcarbamoyladenosine dehydratase: protein MEANQITETKYVLHRRFDRLARLIGDAKMEALFSKHVMIIGLGGVGSWAAESLARSGIGQITLVDFDEICITNANRQLHTLTGLIGKKKAQVMGERLQKINPQARINCLNVFYNAENSASILSHQPDYIIDAIDNITAKCHLIATAKNKNIKLITSGGSGAKLDPTKIKISDLATTEIDPLCATLRKLLRQNYDFPKERFFGIPCVWSDEEPRDPLALHYDQGEGFKCVCPQGQNNLHSCEHRNVIHGTASFVTGSFGLSLASWVVRDILGEIKP from the coding sequence ATGGAAGCTAATCAAATAACTGAAACAAAATATGTCCTTCATCGACGTTTCGATCGCCTTGCCAGATTGATTGGAGACGCTAAAATGGAAGCATTGTTTTCAAAACACGTGATGATCATTGGCCTTGGGGGTGTGGGTTCATGGGCGGCAGAGAGTCTTGCAAGATCGGGCATTGGACAAATAACCTTAGTCGATTTTGATGAAATTTGTATCACCAATGCCAATCGTCAGCTTCATACCTTAACCGGTCTTATTGGAAAGAAAAAAGCCCAAGTCATGGGCGAAAGATTGCAAAAAATCAATCCTCAGGCCAGAATTAACTGCCTCAATGTTTTTTACAACGCTGAAAATTCAGCATCTATTTTATCACACCAACCTGATTATATTATTGATGCCATTGATAATATCACTGCCAAATGTCATTTGATTGCCACCGCAAAAAATAAAAATATTAAGTTGATAACCAGTGGCGGCTCTGGAGCCAAACTAGATCCAACAAAAATCAAAATTTCTGATCTTGCAACTACAGAAATTGATCCCTTATGTGCCACTTTAAGAAAACTTCTTCGACAAAACTATGACTTTCCAAAAGAAAGATTTTTTGGAATTCCCTGTGTTTGGTCTGATGAAGAGCCAAGAGATCCTCTTGCCCTTCATTATGACCAGGGAGAAGGGTTTAAATGTGTTTGCCCTCAAGGCCAAAACAATCTTCACTCTTGTGAACATCGAAATGTTATCCATGGGACAGCTAGTTTTGTTACCGGTTCCTTTGGATTGAGCCTTGCCTCTTGGGTTGTCAGAGATATTTTAGGAGAAATCAAACCATGA
- a CDS encoding DedA family protein encodes MMLASALGLPLPEEITLVSVGFLAFMGSRPDLFPPPYPSAPVVNVHEAAFISFLAVFGSDFLIYFIGRKWGRKILHHQRMKKILSETVLAKVESWTKKYGNFAVFVFRFTPGIRFPGHLASGMLKFSAWKFALVDGFAALVSVPTQIYLIATYGKEILSVIHKFKIFLFISILLVIVYFIIKKLKEKYHSKQLEKPT; translated from the coding sequence ATGATGCTTGCCTCTGCCTTAGGGCTACCTCTGCCTGAAGAAATCACTTTGGTAAGTGTTGGTTTTTTAGCCTTTATGGGTTCGAGACCTGATTTGTTTCCTCCCCCTTACCCAAGTGCCCCTGTTGTGAATGTTCACGAAGCCGCCTTTATCTCTTTTCTTGCCGTCTTTGGCAGTGACTTTCTTATTTATTTTATCGGCAGAAAATGGGGTCGAAAAATATTACATCATCAACGAATGAAAAAGATATTATCCGAGACCGTCCTTGCAAAGGTTGAGTCCTGGACTAAAAAATATGGCAATTTTGCCGTTTTTGTTTTTAGATTTACCCCTGGTATCAGATTTCCAGGTCATTTAGCCAGTGGCATGTTAAAATTTTCAGCTTGGAAGTTTGCACTTGTGGACGGATTTGCAGCTTTAGTCAGTGTTCCTACGCAAATTTATTTAATTGCAACCTATGGAAAAGAAATACTATCTGTCATCCATAAATTTAAAATCTTTCTGTTTATTAGCATTCTTCTGGTCATAGTTTATTTTATTATAAAAAAACTAAAAGAAAAATATCATAGCAAACAATTGGAGAAGCCGACTTGA
- a CDS encoding RluA family pseudouridine synthase, with the protein MHKYKFSGHHQTVLHFVTQNEISLEVLWENSIKSLAERAFTQVLASGDHQDLIANGFFDLSSLIQFGAVYCQDVRMVSDKWRTEKMSANSLLRFHFCPRRYFYLWENLEQRIIYEEDQFLVLDKPAGVPIHPCLDNATENILVQLEKLNGQSYFSVHRLDVETQGLLILAKTRRAQEEFHRIFQQRKIRKQYEAIVLNSQLPLGKQVHWMRNSKRAPKVIISQKEENAKICELNILEVSELESAFLRDRFNLNPIKKYDKVKIELETGRTHQIRAQLHYLGSPIVGDKLYGGDSNPRLSLQASCIEFINPFTQIMQKFTLESVQEL; encoded by the coding sequence ATGCATAAATATAAATTTTCTGGACATCATCAAACGGTACTGCATTTTGTAACCCAGAATGAGATCTCTTTGGAAGTGCTTTGGGAAAATTCAATAAAAAGCCTTGCAGAGAGAGCATTTACTCAGGTCTTGGCATCAGGAGATCACCAGGATTTAATCGCCAATGGATTTTTTGATCTAAGTAGTTTGATTCAATTTGGGGCTGTTTATTGTCAAGACGTCCGAATGGTTTCAGATAAATGGAGAACTGAAAAAATGAGTGCCAACAGTCTTTTAAGGTTCCATTTTTGTCCGCGAAGATATTTTTATTTATGGGAAAATCTTGAACAAAGAATCATTTATGAAGAAGATCAATTTCTTGTTTTGGATAAACCAGCAGGTGTACCCATACATCCCTGTTTGGATAATGCTACAGAAAATATTCTTGTTCAGTTAGAAAAACTTAACGGGCAAAGCTATTTTTCAGTCCATCGGTTAGATGTCGAAACTCAAGGGTTACTGATTCTCGCAAAAACACGAAGAGCCCAAGAGGAGTTTCATCGAATCTTTCAACAGAGGAAAATTCGTAAACAATACGAAGCCATTGTTTTAAATTCTCAATTGCCTTTAGGAAAGCAAGTCCATTGGATGAGGAATTCTAAAAGAGCACCTAAGGTGATAATCTCTCAAAAGGAAGAAAATGCAAAAATTTGCGAGTTAAATATTTTAGAAGTCAGTGAACTGGAAAGCGCTTTCCTGAGAGATCGGTTTAATTTAAATCCAATTAAGAAATACGATAAGGTGAAGATTGAATTAGAAACAGGAAGGACACATCAAATCAGAGCCCAGTTACACTACTTAGGAAGTCCCATTGTCGGAGATAAACTCTATGGAGGAGATTCAAATCCTAGATTATCGTTGCAAGCAAGTTGCATTGAATTCATAAATCCATTTACACAAATAATGCAAAAATTTACTTTAGAATCTGTGCAAGAATTATAA
- a CDS encoding alpha/beta hydrolase: MKIFLGILIGISLILTSCSSLFYYPSSDEFYKKELFPFPIEDNFITDQKGNQIHYWYLKSEKAKGKILLFHGNAQNLTSHVGLLAWIVKYNYDLMIFDYPGYGKSSGKPSPESTVISGIAAIEKIIAINPELPLFLYGHSLGGQILQKCINLKSEVNYKALFVEASFLSYRNVARDALAKNWITWIFQPVGWMVMSDEWAGDPSSIAPKPLYVIHGEQDKVVSLSQGQQIFDKAKSPKTFIPIKNAGHGNIYYIENGKYRNQLLTILNSFI; the protein is encoded by the coding sequence ATGAAAATTTTTCTGGGAATTCTTATAGGGATTTCGCTTATATTAACCAGCTGTTCATCTTTATTTTACTATCCAAGTTCCGATGAGTTTTACAAAAAGGAACTATTCCCTTTTCCAATTGAAGATAATTTTATAACCGATCAAAAAGGTAATCAAATTCATTACTGGTATCTCAAGTCAGAAAAAGCAAAAGGAAAAATTCTTTTATTTCATGGCAATGCTCAGAATTTAACTTCCCATGTGGGATTACTTGCCTGGATTGTGAAATACAACTATGACTTAATGATCTTTGATTATCCAGGCTATGGGAAGTCTTCAGGAAAACCTTCACCTGAGTCTACAGTTATTTCAGGGATTGCAGCTATCGAAAAAATAATAGCCATAAATCCAGAGCTACCCCTTTTTCTTTACGGTCATAGTTTGGGTGGACAGATTTTGCAAAAATGCATCAATTTAAAATCAGAAGTTAACTATAAAGCTCTCTTTGTCGAAGCCTCTTTTTTGTCCTATAGAAACGTGGCCAGAGATGCCCTAGCCAAAAATTGGATCACTTGGATTTTTCAACCTGTTGGATGGATGGTGATGAGTGATGAATGGGCCGGTGATCCTTCATCCATAGCGCCAAAACCATTGTACGTCATTCATGGAGAGCAGGATAAGGTAGTTAGCCTATCACAGGGGCAACAGATTTTTGACAAAGCCAAATCTCCTAAAACTTTTATACCTATCAAGAACGCAGGTCATGGCAATATCTATTACATTGAAAATGGTAAATATCGAAATCAACTCTTAACTATTTTAAATTCTTTTATTTAG
- a CDS encoding trypsin-like serine protease: MPKKLNGTQFVLFFITFLSLASCNREMAVKSGVAKGNDTPPSYKLDSKNGCFVMGIVGGSKVDETSPLGNHLLLIRSTFQNNTPGSTEKIEVICTGTLIKKNSVLTAAHCFYKSNYTLIFSSINASKDLLCSSGFNKSLIFEITSQNIHPKYNPIKDKSLEDITPEYDLAVVHFEGSLPANYMPLNINESGIKKIKDTKNLELIIAGYGQISTQSKLPPELRFAKKQQSQILISQFIPSAKKEIDLINQKGIFGLKKNDSKNFCHGDSGGPLLINTESGLEILGIASFLVGNKKNTICEDGNMYYTEISEFPDHVEWIKEVIQ; the protein is encoded by the coding sequence ATGCCCAAAAAACTTAATGGCACTCAATTCGTTTTATTCTTTATTACCTTTCTTTCTCTGGCCTCTTGCAATAGAGAAATGGCTGTTAAAAGTGGAGTAGCCAAAGGTAATGACACTCCACCTAGTTACAAATTAGATTCTAAAAATGGATGTTTCGTGATGGGAATTGTTGGAGGCTCCAAAGTGGATGAAACAAGTCCACTGGGAAATCACTTGCTTCTGATTCGATCCACTTTCCAAAATAATACACCTGGTTCAACAGAAAAAATAGAAGTTATATGTACGGGTACCTTGATTAAGAAAAATTCCGTTTTGACCGCCGCCCATTGCTTTTATAAAAGTAATTACACCCTTATATTTTCCTCTATCAATGCAAGTAAAGATTTACTCTGCTCCAGTGGCTTTAATAAAAGTTTAATCTTCGAAATCACCTCGCAAAATATACATCCTAAGTATAATCCAATTAAGGATAAATCACTGGAGGATATCACTCCAGAATATGACTTAGCCGTTGTTCATTTTGAAGGTTCTTTACCTGCTAACTATATGCCTCTAAATATAAATGAAAGTGGAATTAAAAAAATTAAAGATACTAAAAATCTGGAGCTTATCATTGCTGGATATGGACAGATCTCTACTCAAAGTAAACTACCTCCTGAATTAAGATTTGCTAAAAAGCAACAAAGTCAGATTCTCATATCGCAATTTATCCCTTCAGCTAAAAAAGAAATTGATTTAATAAATCAAAAGGGGATTTTTGGACTTAAAAAGAATGATTCTAAAAATTTTTGTCATGGAGATTCAGGTGGGCCGCTCTTGATTAATACTGAAAGCGGACTTGAAATATTAGGTATCGCCTCCTTTCTTGTTGGAAACAAGAAAAACACCATTTGTGAAGATGGAAATATGTATTATACCGAAATTTCTGAATTCCCAGATCATGTCGAATGGATAAAGGAGGTTATCCAATGA
- a CDS encoding glycosyltransferase, translated as MANKNFRLYEARIFSAISFLFLCGIFAVLASTANEGRFQQEAPNWLIATMYLYLIFIFFRTVFHLLFSFAWLLFRRDLKNPPNHFPLISIIVPCYQEELVIDTAIKSILELNYPNFEVIIVDDGSTDLTFEKARNLIENKRLRAIFQKNSGKASALNRGISEARGEYVFCMDADSKLSPDVLLQGIKHFSNNSNLAAVAGSVRIGNAENVICAFQKLEYITALNFLKLAQSFLQIVTVVPGPVGLFKKEKIQNIGGYKTETFAEDCDLTLRLLMAGYAVIYEPKMYAITEAPEEFNSLIKQRYRWSRGIVQAIKLNSKWLLSPLSNLRNFFIMWYMLVESIVIPTVNYLFVMVAIFMALKSESHIIIGYYFSQLVLLDLVIITYSLITENFSFRLLLLGFVNRFTYGLALEIQRFFAIFDELFELPMTWGKLERKGLK; from the coding sequence TTGGCAAATAAGAATTTCCGTCTTTATGAGGCCCGCATTTTTTCTGCGATCAGTTTCCTTTTTTTATGCGGAATCTTTGCCGTTCTGGCCTCTACAGCAAATGAGGGAAGATTTCAACAGGAAGCTCCTAACTGGTTAATTGCTACCATGTACTTATATTTAATTTTCATTTTTTTTAGGACTGTCTTTCATCTTCTTTTTTCTTTTGCTTGGTTATTATTTCGAAGAGATTTAAAAAATCCTCCGAACCATTTCCCATTAATTTCAATTATTGTTCCTTGCTACCAAGAAGAATTGGTTATCGATACCGCCATTAAGTCCATTCTTGAGCTAAATTATCCCAATTTTGAAGTCATCATTGTAGACGACGGTTCCACCGATCTAACATTTGAGAAAGCTAGAAATCTAATAGAAAACAAACGACTACGTGCTATCTTTCAAAAAAATTCAGGAAAGGCCTCTGCCCTTAACCGAGGAATCAGCGAAGCCAGAGGCGAGTATGTTTTCTGTATGGATGCTGATAGTAAATTGTCTCCTGATGTCTTACTACAAGGAATAAAACATTTTTCAAACAACAGCAACTTGGCTGCGGTCGCAGGAAGCGTTCGAATTGGAAATGCAGAAAATGTAATATGTGCTTTTCAAAAATTGGAATATATCACAGCTCTTAATTTTCTGAAGCTGGCCCAGTCATTTTTACAGATAGTTACCGTGGTGCCAGGACCGGTGGGTTTATTTAAAAAGGAAAAAATTCAGAATATTGGTGGGTATAAAACAGAAACCTTTGCCGAGGATTGTGATCTCACCTTGCGGCTACTCATGGCTGGATATGCGGTTATTTACGAACCAAAGATGTATGCGATAACTGAGGCACCTGAAGAATTTAATTCTCTAATTAAACAACGCTATCGTTGGTCACGCGGAATCGTTCAAGCCATTAAATTGAATTCAAAGTGGTTACTATCTCCTCTGAGTAATCTTCGAAATTTTTTTATAATGTGGTATATGTTGGTTGAAAGTATTGTTATTCCCACTGTGAATTATCTTTTTGTTATGGTGGCTATTTTCATGGCCCTCAAGTCAGAATCACACATTATTATTGGTTACTATTTTTCGCAATTGGTACTGCTTGACTTGGTTATTATCACTTACAGTCTTATAACAGAAAATTTTTCCTTTAGACTTTTACTTCTTGGATTTGTAAATCGTTTCACTTACGGATTAGCTTTAGAAATACAAAGATTTTTCGCTATTTTTGATGAACTTTTTGAATTACCTATGACCTGGGGTAAGCTTGAAAGGAAGGGGTTGAAATGA